Genomic segment of Candidatus Deferrimicrobiaceae bacterium:
GAGGCCGTGCATCGAGAGGGTCGATGCACCGCTGCCGGCGAGACGCCCGACCGAGGCGTACCCGCTGCGGTACGGTGAGGGAGGGCAACGAAGGCGGAGCGGATGCAGCGGCCCTCGAATGCCGGGATCTGAGGGAATGGATTTCTGGGGGCCGGCGCCCGCTTGCGAGGATATAAAATCCCGGGGCCCCTGGCTCGCGGAGGGGTCCCCTCGGCTACGCTCGCGACCTTCGCCCGCTCGCTGCCGTTCCGCTCGACGCAAGTTCTGCCTCGCTCCACAGGCCGCCTCGTCGACCCCCCGCATCGCCCCGGGGCCCCGGTTACCGTTGCCATCGCAACCGGGCGCACGTCCGCGGCGCCCTCCGCAGGGCGTGCAGGCGGCGGAGCGAGCTTATTCCAGGGCGGCGGTCATGGCGGACTTGCTTTCCATCCACCGTTTCAGGCCCGCGTGCTCGGGGCGCGAGAGGTCCGGGTCCCGCTCCAGCAGGAGGTCGGCGATCTCGCGGGACTTGGCGAGCATCCGGGCGTCCCGGACGATGTCGGAAAAGACGAGGTCGGGGATCCCCGACTGGCGCACGCCGGCGAAGTCCCCGGGCCCGCGGATCTTCAGGTCCTCCTCGGCGATCCGGAACCCGTCGTTCGTCTGTTCCATGACGGAGAGGCGCGCGGCCGCCTCTTCTCCCTGCTCCCCTCCCGCCATCAGGAAACAGGCGGAAGGGCGGCTCCCCCTTCCCACGCGCCCGCGGAGCTGGTGCAACTGCGAGAGCCCGAACCGCTCGGCATGCTCCACCATCATCACCGTGGCCTCGGGGACGTCGACGCCCACCTCGACGACCGTCGTGGAAACGAGGAGGCGTATCTCCCCTTTCTGAAAGCGGCGCATCACGGATTCCTTCTCGTCGGCCTTCATCCGCCCGTGCAGCAGGCCGACCCCCTCTCCGGGAAAGACCTGCCGGAGGCGTTCGTACGTCCTCTGGGCGTCCCGCAGCGTCAGTTTTTCCGACTCCTCCACGAGGGGAAGGACGATGTACGCCCGCCCTCCCGACTGCAGGTCCTTGCGGACCCTCTCCCAGGCCTCCTTCCTCCGGCCTTCCGCCACGACACGGGTCTCCACCGGGGTCCTGCCGGGAGGCATCTCGTCGATGACGGAGACGTCCAGATCCCCGTAGAGGGTCATCGCCAGCGTCCGGGGGATGGGGGTCGCGGTCATCACGAGGAGATGGGGGGACAGCTTCCCCTTCCCCCGGAGGGCCGCCCGCTGGAGGACGCCGAACCGGTGCTGTTCGTCGATGATCCCCAACGCCATCTTCCGGAACTCGACCCCTTCCTGGATGATGGCATGCGTCCCGATCACCACGTCCGCCTCGCCGCCCCGTATTTCCTTCCGCGCCCTCTCCCTCTCTTTCGCCGAAAGCGAGGAGGTAAGAAGGAGGATCTTCGCCGGGAGGCCGCGGCACAGGGCGGAAAACCGGTGGAAATGCTGCTCCGCGAGGATCTCGGTGGGGGCCATGAGCGCCGTTTGCGCCCCTTTGCGCCAGGCGACCATGGACGCCACCCAGGCGACGATCGTCTTTCCGCTTCCCACGTCCCCCTGCAGCAGGCGGTGCATCGGGATGGGCCGGGACATGTCCTTGAGGATCTCGTTCAGGACCCGGCGCTGCGCTTCGGTCAGCCGGAAAGGAAGCCGCCGCTTGATCTCCTCCACGATCTCCCGGTCCCATGGCAGGGGCTCCGCGGCCTCTTTCAACACCCCGGAACGGCGCCTGGCCAGCACCCACTGGACGTAGAACAGCTCCCCGAAGATGAGCCTCTGCTGGGGAGGGGCGGAAAAGGCAAGAAGCGATTCCGCGTCCGCCACGGCCACGGGGAAATGAAGGGTCGCCAGCGACTCGTGAATCGGGGGAACTCCCGCGCTCTCGAGCATCCAAGGCGGAAAGAATTCCGTTTCCGTCGCGGCATACTTGCGGACGACCTCCCACAGGATCTTCCGGAGCGTTCGCTGCGGAATCCCCTCGACGTCGGGATAGACCGGCACGATCCGCCCCATGTTCCCGGGGTCGTCCTCGTCTCCCACTCCCAGGATCTCGGGGTGATGCATTTCCGTCCGGAACTGGAATAGACGGACCGTCCCGCAAAGAGCGACGGTTTCCCCGACCCGGAACCGGTCCGCAAGCGACGGGTGGAAATGGAACCACTTGGCCGAAAGACGCCCGGTGCCGTCGGAGAGGACCACTTCGAGAAAGCGCCTTCCTCCCCACCCCCGTCCGCCACCGCGCACCCCGAGAATCTGCCCTTTCACCGGCACGGTCATTCCGGGCGTAAGCGATCGAAGGGGGACGATCCTCCTGCGGTCTTCGTACCCTTTCGGAAAGAAGAAGAGAGCGTCCTGCGGGGTCCGGATCCCGCGGGCGGCGAGCCTCTCGGCGAGCCTTGGCCCCACTCCCTTGACATACTGGATGGAGGGGGTCTCGGCCACCCTACCGCCCGGAACCGCCACCTTGCGCGCCTTGCCGGGCCTGCCGTCCCCGCGCACCGTGGTATTCCTGCAGACTCTTGACGGAGAGATCTTCCCCGATCAGGTGAACGATCGCGTGGGCCACCGCCTTCGCCGCGGCGAGCGTCGTGACGTACGGGATGTTGTAGACGAGCGCGGTCCGGCGGATGTAGTACGAATCGGCTTTCGACTGCGCCCCGAGCGGCGTGTTGATTACGAGCGCGATCTCCCCGTTCTTGATCAGGTCGGCGACGTGCGGCCGCCCCTCGTTGATCTTCAGGACGGGTTCCGACGGGATGTCGTGTCGGTTGAGGAAATCCGAGGTGCCCCCGGTGGCCGCGATCCGGAAACCGCACTCGTGCAGCATCCGCACGGGGGGGAGCATCCCCTCCTTGTCGGCGTCCCGGATGCTTACGAACACCTTGCCCGCTTTAGGCAGCATCATCCCCGCCGCGATCTGCGACTTGGCGAAGGCCCGCCCGAAATTGGAGTCGATCCCCATCACTTCCCCCGTGGATTTCATCTCGGGGCCGAGAATCGTATCCACGCCGGGGAACTTGATGAAGGGGAACACTGCCTCCTTGACGCTGATGTGATCCGGGACGATGGTTTCCGTCAGGCCGAGGTCGGCGAGCTTCCGGCCCACCATGACCTTGGCCGCCAGTTTCGCCAGGGGGACCCCGATCGCCTTGCTCACGAAGGGGATGGTGCGGGAGGCGCGGGGATTGACCTCCAGGAGGAAGATCTCCCCCTTCTTGACGGCGAACTGCACGTTCATCAGCCCCACCACCCCGAGCTCCTTTGCAAGGGCCTTCGTCTGGCGCATGATCTCCTGCGTGATCCCGTCGGAAATCGAGTGCGGCGGAAGGGAACAGGCGGAATCGCCCGAGTGGATCCCCGCTTCCTCGATATGCTCCATGACCCCCCCGATGACGACGGTTTCCCCGTCGGCGATCGCATCGACGTCGATCTCAATGGCGTCCTCGAGAAACTTGTCGATGAGCACCGGTTTTTCCTCCGACGCCTGGACGGCGTCCGTGAGGTACTGCCGAAGGCCTCCCTCGTCATGCACGATCTCCATGGCCCTTCCCCCCAGGACATACGAGGGCCGCAGGAGAACGGGGTACCCGATCCGCCCCGCGATCGTCACCGCCTCGTCGGCGGATCGCGCGATCCCGTTCGGGGGCTGCTTGAGTCCCAAACGATCGAGGAGCTCCTTGAACCGCTCCCGGTCCTCGGCCCGGTCGATGCTGTCCGGCGAGGTCCCCAGGATCGGCACCCCTTCCCGTTCGAGGGGGACGGCGAGATTCAACGGCGTCTGGCCGCCGAACTGCACGATGACGCCGATGGGCTTCTCCTCGTCGATGATGGCAAGGACGTCCTCTTTGGTGAGCGGCTCGAAGTAGAGCCTGTCCGAGGTGTCGTAGTCGGTCGACACGGTCTCGGGGTTGCAGTTGACCATGATCGCCTCGTACCCCTCCTCCCGCAGGGCGAAGACGCCGTGCACGCAGCAGTAGTCGAACTCGATCCCCTGCCCGATCCGGTTGGGGCCGCCCCCGAGGATGATCACCTTCTTTCGGGAGGAGGGGATCGATTCGTTCTCCTCGTCGTAGGAGGAATAGAAATAGGGGGTGTACGCCTCGAACTCCGCCCCGCACGTATCCACTCTCCGGAAGCCGGGCCGTACACCCGCCCGCAGGCGGAGCACCCGGACCGAATCCTCGCTCATTCCGAACAGGCGGGCGAGCCTCCGGTCGGAAAACCCCATCGACTTTGCCCGCCGAAGCGTTTCCGTCTCCTCACCGGGAACGTTTGCGGCTCCCGCAAGCTCCCGGAACCGCTCTCCCCGGGCGAGCAGCACCGTCTCCTCCTCGATGATCTGGCGGATATTCTCGAGAAACCAGATGTCGATCCCGGTCAGCCGGTTGATCTCCTCGATCCGGATCCCCTCCCGGATCGCCTCCCCGATGAAGAGCAGCCGCCGGGAATTGGGCCGTCGAAGCTTTTCCTCGACCGCCTTCCTCCGGGTTTCCGGGGACCCCGACTCCGGCCTCGGAAGCACCGGATCAAAGCCGTACACGCCGATCTCGAGGGAACGGATGGCCTTCTGGAGGGATTCCTTGAAGGTCCGGCCGATCGCCATCACCTCCCCCACCGACTTCATCTGCGTGCCGAGGAGATCCTCCGTCTGGGGGAACTTCTCGAAGGTGAACCGGGGGATTTTGGTCACCACATAGTCGATGGTGGGCTCGAAGGAGGCGGGGGTCTCCCGGGTGATGTCGTTGGGGATCTCGTCGAGCGTGTAGCCGACCGCGAGCTTCGCGGCGATTTTCGCGATGGGGAAGCCGGTCGCCTTCGAGGCCAGCGCGGAGGACCGGGAGACGCGGGGGTTCATCTCGATGACCACCATCTCCCCCGTGTCGGGGTGGACGGCGAACTGGATGTTGCTCCCCCCCGTGTCCACGCCGATTTCCCGGATGATGCCGATGGCGGCGTTCCGCATCCGCTGATACTCCTTGTCGGTGAGCGTCTGCGCGGGCGCGACCGTGATCGAATCGCCGGTGTGGATCCCCATCGGGTCGAGGTTCTCGATCGAGCAGATGATCACCACGTTGTCGTTCAGGTCCCGCATCACCTCGAGCTCGAACTCCTTCCATCCGATGACCGACTGCTCGATGAGGACGGTCCGTTTCGGGGAGGCGTCCAGGGCCCAGCGCACGGCGTCCTCGTACTCTTCCCGGTTGTAGGCTATCCCTGCGCCCGTCCCCCCGAGGGTGAAGGAGGGCCGGATGATGGCGGGATATCCGATCGCCGGGATGACTCCGAGCGCCTCGTCGAGGGAACGGACGTACCCGGAGAGCGGGACGACGAGACCCAGCTTCTCCATCGCCTTCCGGAAGAGGTCCCGGTCTTCGGCCTTCTGGATGGCCTCGAAATTGGCCCCGATGAGCTCCACGCCGTATTTCTCGAGCACGCCCATCTCGTGCAGCGAGACGGCGATATTGAGGCCGGTCTGGCCTCCAATGGTGGGGAGAAGGGCGTCGGGCCGCTCCCGGGCGATGATCTTCTCCACCATCTCCGGGGTGATCGGCTCGATGTAGGTCCGGTCGGCGAAGTCGGTGTCGGTCATGATGGTCGCGGGGTTGCTGTTGACGAGAACGACGGTGAACCCCTCCTCCTGGAGCGCCTTGCATGCCTGGGTCCCGGAGTAGTCGAACTCGCACGCCTGCCCGATGATGATGGGGCCCGAGCCGACCAGGAGGATTTTCCGGATGTCGGTCCGTTTCGGCACTAGATCTCCTGGAGGAATACGTTGTCGAGCCCAAGCCGCCTGGCGGTCTCCACGGCGCGCTCGTACTCGTCGGGGGTGAGCCTGCGGTCCAGCCCGGGAACCGATGCGGCCTGGTACGCGGGGAAATACTGGCCCATGAGGGACAAGGGGACTTGCGGCCCGTAGGTCTCCCGCAGGCGCGCGAGCACCTTTTCGGTCTCGTCCCCCTTCCCCGGGATCACGAGGTGGCGGAGGAGAACCCCCTTCCGCGCGATTCCATCCTCTCCCGGGGAAAGCGGCCCCACCTGCCGGAACATCTCCGAGACCGCCGCCGCGTTGTGGGCGGGATAGTCCGGCGTGGCGGAAACGTCCTCCGCCAGCCGGGGCGACACGTATTTCACGTCCGGGAGATAGATGTCGACCACCCCCTCGAGCAGGGCGAGGGCCCCGGGGGAATCATACCCGTTGCTGTTGTACACCACGGGGAGGGTGAATCCCTTTTCCCGGGCGGCTGCCACCGCGCCGATGAGCTGGGGGACGTGAGGCGTCGGGGTGACGAAGTTGACGTTGTGAGTCCCTTTCCGCTCCAGCCCCAGCAGCCGCTCTCCCAGTTCTTCCGTCGACATCCTCTCCCCGACGCCCAGCTGGCTGATCGGATAATTCTGGCAGAAGATGCATTTCATGTTGCAGTGGCTGAAAAACACCGTCCCCGAACCGCGGGCTCCCGAGATCGGGGGCTCCTCCCCGTGGTGCACCGACACGGCGGCGACGCGAAGGGAGATTCCGGCCCCGCAGAACCCCGTCTCCCCGTTCCGGCGGTTCACTCCGCACCCGCGCGGGCACAGGCGGCAGCGCTCCAGGGTGCGCACCGCCCTCGCATGCCGCTTCCGCAGACTCGCGACGTCCATCTACGGTTCCTCTTCTCCGGCGAGAAGCCGGTAGAAGCGGGTGAACAGGTAGCGGGAGTCGTGGGGGCCCGGAGAGGCTTCCGGGTGATACTGGACTGAGAAGCAGCGCAGCGAGGGGACGCTCAAACCCTCCACCGTCCTGTCGTTGAGGTTGACGTGAGTGACCCGGGCCCGGTCCCCCAGGGACGTCTCGTCCACCGAGAAATTGTGATTCTGGCTCGTGATCTCTACCTTGCCGGTGAAAAGATCCATCACCGGCTGGTTGCATCCATGGTGCCCGAACGAAAGCTTGAACGTCTTCCCCCCGAGGGCGAGACCCATGATCTGATGCCCGAGGCAGATCCCGAAGACCGGCACCTTCCCCAGCAGTTCGCTTACGGTCCGGATGGCGTACGGGACGCCTTCGGGATCGCCGGGGCCGTTGGAGAGAAAGACGCCGTCGGGCCGCTTCGCCAGGATCGCGGATGCGGTGGTCTCCGAGGGGACCACCGTCACCTCCATGCCGTGGGACACGAGCATCCGCAGGATGTTCTGCTTGATCCCGTAGTCGATCGCTACGACCCTCGGGAATTGATCGAACCGGTTCCGGTACTCGGAGGCGGGGAGGTATCCTTTTGCGATGTCCCAGTCTCCGCTCTCCCACCGGGTTTCCCGGGTCGACGTGACCTCCCGGACGAGGTCGCGCCCGACGATCGGGGGGAGATCCCTGGCTTTTTTCACGAGACGGTTTTCCTCGTAGTCGACGGAGGAGATGACCCCCATCTGCGACCCGCCGTCGCGAAGACGTCTTGTCAGGGCCCGGGTGTCGACGCCCGTGATCCCGCAGATGTGGTATCGGCGGAGGTACCCGTCAAGAGACTCCACGTGGCGCCAGTTCGAGGGAAGTCGCCACACCTCCCGCACGATGAACCCTTCCACCCAGGGGCGGGAGGATTCGACGTCCTCCGGATTGATCCCGGTGTTCCCGATCTCGGGATAGGTCATCGTCACCATCTGTCCCTTGTAGGAGGGGTCGGTGAGCACCTCCTGGTACCCCGTCATCCCCGTGTTGAAGACGACTTCCCCGCCGCTCTCCCCGATGTGCCCGAACGCGGTCCCGCGGTACACGGTCCCGTCGGCAAGTGCGAGGAGCGCTTTCCGCTCAGACATCGGGGGGAACCCCCCGGAGGAGGGAATGCGTGATCCGCCCGCGGCAGAGGACGGCGACCGCCCGCCCCTTCATCTTCCACCCGAAGAAGGGGCTGTTTTGCGATTTGGACCGGACGTCCGACTCCCGGAACTCCCACTCCGCGTCCGGGTCCACGATCGTGACGTCGGCGTCGGCGCCCCGGCGGAGGGACCCTTTCCCCTTCAACCCGAGGATCCGGGCGGGCGCCGCGCTGAAAAGGTCGGCGAGGCGTGCCGGGGAGACCTTCCCGCCCGCGAGGAGCGCCATCGACAGCGGAAGAGCGGTCTCGAGCCCGATGATCCCGTTGGACGCCCCGACGAACTCGCACCGCTTCGTTAACACGTCGTGCGGGGCATGATCGCTCGCGATGACATCGATCGTCCCGTCCACGATCCCCTCGAGGACCGCCATCCGGTCCTCTTCCCCCCGAAGTGGGGGGTTCATCTTCGCGTTCGTGTTGTACCCCTCGATCGCGGCGTCGGTGAGGGTGAAATAGTGCGGCGCGGTTTCCCCCGTGACCCGAAGCCCCGCCCGTTTCGCCATCCGGAGGAGATCGACCCCCATCTTCGTGCTGATGTGCTGGATGTGGATGCGTCCGCCGGTTTGCCGTGCGAGGAGAATGTCCCGGGCGATGGCGACCTCCTCGGCGGCGTGGGGGATCCCCGGGATCCCGAGCCGGAAGGCAGTCCACCCTTCGTTCGCGGCTCCGCCTTCGGAAAGTTCGCACTCCTCCGCGTGTTCCAGGATCAGGAAATCGAACGCCCTGGCGTATTCGAGCGCCCGCCTCAGGAGCAGCGGATTCCGGATCGGTTTCCCGTCGTCCGAGAACGCGACCGCCCCCGCTTCGAAAAGTTCCACGAAGTCGGTCATCTCCTTCCCTTCCATCCCCCGGGTGACGGCGGCCACGGGGAAGACGTTCGCCGTCCCTTGCGATGCCGCCTTCTCCCGGATGTAGCGGGTCACCTCGGGGTGGTCGTTCACCGGGCTGGTGTTCGCCATGCAAACCACGGAGGAGAATCCTCCGGCTGCTGCTGCGGCCGTTCCCGAGCGGATGTCCTCTTTCCACTCGTACCCGGGATCGCGGAGGTGGACGTGCATGTCGATCAGACCCGGAAGCACCCATTTTCCCCCCGCGTCGATCACCCTCCCGTCGAATTTCCCCGGAGAGCCCGCGCCGGGGAGGATATCCATGATTTTTCCTTCCGCGATGACGATACTCCCTGTCTCGTCTTTTCCCGTTTCGGGATCGATCACGCGCCCTCCCTCAATGAGCAGCATTGTGTCCTCCCGCGAGAAGATAGAGGAGCGCCATGCGGATGGCGACACCGGTCTCTACCTGGTTCAATATGATCGACTGCGCGCTGTCGGCCAGTTCGTCGGACAGTTCCACTCCTCGATTGATCGGCCCCGGGTGCATGATCACGGCGTCCTTTTTCGCCAGGGAAAAAATTCCGCTGTTCAGACCGTACGTGCGGGAATACTCCCGAATAGACGGGAAATACGCGGTTTTTTGCCTCTCGAGTTGGATCCTGAGCATCATTACGACATCGGCGTCCCGGACCGCCTCCCGGATGTCGTTCGTCACGTTGGCCCCTCCCCGCGCCATTTCCCTCGGGAGGAGGGTGGAAGGGCCGCAGAGCCAAAGATCCGCTCCCATCCTGCCCAGGGAATGGAGGTTGGAACGGACGACTCTGCTGTGAAGAATATCTCCTATTATTGAAACCTTAAGGCCTTTTATCTTTCCTTTAACTTTAAGAATGGAGAACAGATCCAGAAGCCCCTGCGTCGGATGTTCGTTCGATCCGTCCCCGGCGTTGATGACGGAACACGAAACGTGACGCGACAGAAAGTGGGCCGCCCCGGACGCCGGATGACGCATGACGATGATATTCGGTTTCATCGCGTCGATGTTCCTCGCCGTGTCCAGGAGGGTCTCCCCCTTCGCGACGCTCGAGGACGTGGAACTGAAGTTCACCACGTCCGCCGAAAGGCGCTTCCCGGCGATCTCGAAGGAGGTTCGCGTGCGGGTGCTCGCCTCGAAGAACAGGTTCACGACCGTCTTCCCCCGGAGGGCAGGCACTTTCTTGATGTCCCGCGTCAGCACCTCTTCCATCGACCGGGCGGTGTCGACGACGAACTCGATCTCCTCCGTGCTGAAGTCCGCC
This window contains:
- the recG gene encoding ATP-dependent DNA helicase RecG, with protein sequence MRGDGRPGKARKVAVPGGRVAETPSIQYVKGVGPRLAERLAARGIRTPQDALFFFPKGYEDRRRIVPLRSLTPGMTVPVKGQILGVRGGGRGWGGRRFLEVVLSDGTGRLSAKWFHFHPSLADRFRVGETVALCGTVRLFQFRTEMHHPEILGVGDEDDPGNMGRIVPVYPDVEGIPQRTLRKILWEVVRKYAATETEFFPPWMLESAGVPPIHESLATLHFPVAVADAESLLAFSAPPQQRLIFGELFYVQWVLARRRSGVLKEAAEPLPWDREIVEEIKRRLPFRLTEAQRRVLNEILKDMSRPIPMHRLLQGDVGSGKTIVAWVASMVAWRKGAQTALMAPTEILAEQHFHRFSALCRGLPAKILLLTSSLSAKERERARKEIRGGEADVVIGTHAIIQEGVEFRKMALGIIDEQHRFGVLQRAALRGKGKLSPHLLVMTATPIPRTLAMTLYGDLDVSVIDEMPPGRTPVETRVVAEGRRKEAWERVRKDLQSGGRAYIVLPLVEESEKLTLRDAQRTYERLRQVFPGEGVGLLHGRMKADEKESVMRRFQKGEIRLLVSTTVVEVGVDVPEATVMMVEHAERFGLSQLHQLRGRVGRGSRPSACFLMAGGEQGEEAAARLSVMEQTNDGFRIAEEDLKIRGPGDFAGVRQSGIPDLVFSDIVRDARMLAKSREIADLLLERDPDLSRPEHAGLKRWMESKSAMTAALE
- the carB gene encoding carbamoyl-phosphate synthase large subunit; its protein translation is MPKRTDIRKILLVGSGPIIIGQACEFDYSGTQACKALQEEGFTVVLVNSNPATIMTDTDFADRTYIEPITPEMVEKIIARERPDALLPTIGGQTGLNIAVSLHEMGVLEKYGVELIGANFEAIQKAEDRDLFRKAMEKLGLVVPLSGYVRSLDEALGVIPAIGYPAIIRPSFTLGGTGAGIAYNREEYEDAVRWALDASPKRTVLIEQSVIGWKEFELEVMRDLNDNVVIICSIENLDPMGIHTGDSITVAPAQTLTDKEYQRMRNAAIGIIREIGVDTGGSNIQFAVHPDTGEMVVIEMNPRVSRSSALASKATGFPIAKIAAKLAVGYTLDEIPNDITRETPASFEPTIDYVVTKIPRFTFEKFPQTEDLLGTQMKSVGEVMAIGRTFKESLQKAIRSLEIGVYGFDPVLPRPESGSPETRRKAVEEKLRRPNSRRLLFIGEAIREGIRIEEINRLTGIDIWFLENIRQIIEEETVLLARGERFRELAGAANVPGEETETLRRAKSMGFSDRRLARLFGMSEDSVRVLRLRAGVRPGFRRVDTCGAEFEAYTPYFYSSYDEENESIPSSRKKVIILGGGPNRIGQGIEFDYCCVHGVFALREEGYEAIMVNCNPETVSTDYDTSDRLYFEPLTKEDVLAIIDEEKPIGVIVQFGGQTPLNLAVPLEREGVPILGTSPDSIDRAEDRERFKELLDRLGLKQPPNGIARSADEAVTIAGRIGYPVLLRPSYVLGGRAMEIVHDEGGLRQYLTDAVQASEEKPVLIDKFLEDAIEIDVDAIADGETVVIGGVMEHIEEAGIHSGDSACSLPPHSISDGITQEIMRQTKALAKELGVVGLMNVQFAVKKGEIFLLEVNPRASRTIPFVSKAIGVPLAKLAAKVMVGRKLADLGLTETIVPDHISVKEAVFPFIKFPGVDTILGPEMKSTGEVMGIDSNFGRAFAKSQIAAGMMLPKAGKVFVSIRDADKEGMLPPVRMLHECGFRIAATGGTSDFLNRHDIPSEPVLKINEGRPHVADLIKNGEIALVINTPLGAQSKADSYYIRRTALVYNIPYVTTLAAAKAVAHAIVHLIGEDLSVKSLQEYHGARGRQARQGAQGGGSGR
- a CDS encoding radical SAM protein, producing the protein MDVASLRKRHARAVRTLERCRLCPRGCGVNRRNGETGFCGAGISLRVAAVSVHHGEEPPISGARGSGTVFFSHCNMKCIFCQNYPISQLGVGERMSTEELGERLLGLERKGTHNVNFVTPTPHVPQLIGAVAAAREKGFTLPVVYNSNGYDSPGALALLEGVVDIYLPDVKYVSPRLAEDVSATPDYPAHNAAAVSEMFRQVGPLSPGEDGIARKGVLLRHLVIPGKGDETEKVLARLRETYGPQVPLSLMGQYFPAYQAASVPGLDRRLTPDEYERAVETARRLGLDNVFLQEI
- the carA gene encoding glutamine-hydrolyzing carbamoyl-phosphate synthase small subunit, giving the protein MSERKALLALADGTVYRGTAFGHIGESGGEVVFNTGMTGYQEVLTDPSYKGQMVTMTYPEIGNTGINPEDVESSRPWVEGFIVREVWRLPSNWRHVESLDGYLRRYHICGITGVDTRALTRRLRDGGSQMGVISSVDYEENRLVKKARDLPPIVGRDLVREVTSTRETRWESGDWDIAKGYLPASEYRNRFDQFPRVVAIDYGIKQNILRMLVSHGMEVTVVPSETTASAILAKRPDGVFLSNGPGDPEGVPYAIRTVSELLGKVPVFGICLGHQIMGLALGGKTFKLSFGHHGCNQPVMDLFTGKVEITSQNHNFSVDETSLGDRARVTHVNLNDRTVEGLSVPSLRCFSVQYHPEASPGPHDSRYLFTRFYRLLAGEEEP
- a CDS encoding dihydroorotase; translation: MLLIEGGRVIDPETGKDETGSIVIAEGKIMDILPGAGSPGKFDGRVIDAGGKWVLPGLIDMHVHLRDPGYEWKEDIRSGTAAAAAGGFSSVVCMANTSPVNDHPEVTRYIREKAASQGTANVFPVAAVTRGMEGKEMTDFVELFEAGAVAFSDDGKPIRNPLLLRRALEYARAFDFLILEHAEECELSEGGAANEGWTAFRLGIPGIPHAAEEVAIARDILLARQTGGRIHIQHISTKMGVDLLRMAKRAGLRVTGETAPHYFTLTDAAIEGYNTNAKMNPPLRGEEDRMAVLEGIVDGTIDVIASDHAPHDVLTKRCEFVGASNGIIGLETALPLSMALLAGGKVSPARLADLFSAAPARILGLKGKGSLRRGADADVTIVDPDAEWEFRESDVRSKSQNSPFFGWKMKGRAVAVLCRGRITHSLLRGVPPDV
- a CDS encoding aspartate carbamoyltransferase catalytic subunit; translation: MDWRRKHVLGLADFSTEEIEFVVDTARSMEEVLTRDIKKVPALRGKTVVNLFFEASTRTRTSFEIAGKRLSADVVNFSSTSSSVAKGETLLDTARNIDAMKPNIIVMRHPASGAAHFLSRHVSCSVINAGDGSNEHPTQGLLDLFSILKVKGKIKGLKVSIIGDILHSRVVRSNLHSLGRMGADLWLCGPSTLLPREMARGGANVTNDIREAVRDADVVMMLRIQLERQKTAYFPSIREYSRTYGLNSGIFSLAKKDAVIMHPGPINRGVELSDELADSAQSIILNQVETGVAIRMALLYLLAGGHNAAH